Sequence from the Solanum stenotomum isolate F172 unplaced genomic scaffold, ASM1918654v1 scaffold1304, whole genome shotgun sequence genome:
GTCGCAATTCAATTTAACTAGTTGCGGTGATATATATATTGGTGTTCCTCAACCAATACGTTAGAAAGTACCTGAAGTTAAAGGAAATGCACCGGAGAGGCGCTAGAAATAGTTCACCTTGCAAGTGACATTCATAGATAATATTCAAAACTCATATATTTGATACAGTGAAGAAATAACAGATGTATACCCAAGAGTAAGGGATTCTCAGTTTGTTTGATTACATATGTTGTGGACTAGATTAACAATTGAAAGACACTTATAAGTACATATACATAAAGAAAATGAGTAAGGAAAGCTTGGATCAGAATTCTCCTTCCTGTATCAGCTTTCACATACACACTGTTCATCCCGTTATCTGCCATGGTGCACGGTGATACTACGAGCACAATGCAGCACCTGGATCCTTGTTGCTTTCTCACATCTTCGAGTGCAAGTCAGGTTTTCTACTCGATTGAGGAATGCTACTCCCTACAGCATGTCTTTGTTTGTGGAATTTCTCTTTAGCTTTGTAGAGGATCACATGTACCTCTTGGAAATGAGGTTCCATGGCATTCTTTGTGTCATCAATCCACTTCAAAACTCTCTTGTATGGGCCTATTATCCGCTCACGATCCTTCTCATCCAAAATCTAAATTCATCACATCCAAAACCCAAAttcattataaaagaaatttcaatAAGACTCCTCTTGATAATTTATGTTCTGGATAAAAAGATGTAAAGAAACAGCAGGAAAAGGGAAAATCTCTTTACCTCAAGTTCCATAAGCTCACACACTAAGCTAAGATCTGCAATTGAAGGTTGGCCACTCCCAAGCAAAAATCGCCCTTTTCTCTGGAGCCAAACAGACTCAATATTTGCAAGAGATGCCAaaaggactttcttagcttcTGCTGCTGCTTGTGGATTCAAAGGCAACCCAAAAGCAGGAGCGAGAACAGTATTAAAGATAAATCCAGCTGAAAACATAAGCACTGCTTCAGAAAACTGTTGGAAACAGCTAAAGAGTGGCATATCAAGTTATCAACAAGAAGTAGGAGTTATAGAATATTGGTGAAAAGACTACCTATCCTAGTGGTTTTAGTCACTGTCattgttgaagaaaaaaagtcacCATCATGCAGTAGCTAGACTCACAATTAGAGGTTTGAAAAAGGTTAGGTGTTTCAATTAGAGGAATCAATTCCTAAAGATAGACTAAGAAACTTGTTTGCTTGCAGCAACTGTCTTGCATTAGGTTAGTAGCGAGAATCTTAGTAAAGGGCATCATGACAAGCAgatgctcttttttttttaaaacagatCATACAAACAAATTTCCTTGATTAATCTCATTTGGGATAATTTTAATTCAGTCATTGCCTTAACTGTAGCCTGTAGGCATCCGTTTGCCCAAGTTCTTGCAAATCCCAGCATTCACCACTAAATTAACTCATGTAAGGTCAAGGTAAAGTAATCATAATTCAACTGGAAACTGAAATAATCTCAACATCTGATATAAGCACCTGTACCACGACGCAAGTTCGAGTGATGCCAATCCAACACAGAGTCTACTTTTGCTCTTTTGTATAAGTCAGCAGGGTACCTTCAATAGGACAGTGTAAGAAAGAAGAGTTAAAGCAAACACTAACCAGGATAAGAATTTATACAACCTACAAGTGTGTACATTAGTCTATCACTGAGAATGAAGAGCAACACTGTTCATAGGCACCAtagatgtactttttttttctttttcggaTAAGTTGGTACAGTACATAGATTTGAATTGACGACTTCCGTGTGTTCATAGTCATCTCTTCTCAAATTTTGATAGGGCTTGTTTATTATTCAGTGCTGTTGTTGAGCAGGTATTTTCCAATCTGCTAATATGttacttgttcttcttttctgTTGGAGTGCTTCTTTGGTTCGTTCGGGTAAAAACTTGCCCGCATCCGGTGTTTGCATCAAACAATGTACTTTACCATGGTTAAGTAATAAATGAGAGGAATATGCACATTATATAACCATAGTTAGGTGATAAAAGAGTATGCAGAAGACATGTGTCATGTTATTATTGGTTTGGTACAAATGACAGGTTTCATAGTAAAACCAGATGCGTTTCTTAGCAAAACTCTACTACTTTACTCCCAGTTAGAAACACAACAAGCAATTAGCAATCAAATAACACATACATGTGCGATTAACATCACACAGATGCCAACTGCAGAATAGTTCCATTCGTAATGCCAATTTCCATGTTCAGAGGCAGATGCAATATGGGTTCTGCTTAACCCAACATTTTGACATGAAACTTAGACATATACGTGATCACTAATTTTTTAGTAACTATTAAATTCTTAACAATACTTTCAGAAGTGCAATGGGTCCAGCAGTGAGAATATATAAGTTGAACCCATCAAGTTTAAATCCCGAATCTGCCCCGGGCTGTATTCCATGTCAAGAACAAGAGCTTCAAAGAGTATTCATTTCCATGATAAAAAGCATTTGACTAAGGTATATACTGAAAATAAGTCGATGCACTTACCAATGATCTGCAATTCCTGGAAATGCACAAGCCAGATATCTAAGAATTGCATGACTGCAAGCACATATAATCAGTTAGCTAACTTTTAAACATTATCCAAGTTATAAAATACTTCACGTGAAACTCAGGAAAAGATAAAATTGTCCCATTTCCACAGGCACTTTCCACAGTAGTTACTTGTGCCCACATGGTGCACACAACATAGAAatctttacaattttttttgcttcttGCAGTATATATGCACAGGTGTTTAGGTGAACTCTTCAAACATGAACTTCTACGAGAATGAAAGACTAAATCATAAGCTTTAGGATGTATGCAACATATACAGTGAATAATAGACATTAACAAAGTTGTGATACTGGAAAATGCTAAATTTTTAGTTCAAGCTGAACATTACCTTTCGAAAAGCTTAAATCTTCCATCCATTATAGCTGGTACTTGCTTCATGGGGTTAATTTCTGAAGATGAagtcagaaaacttttgaaattatCTTGAAactaagaaataaataatatatcaaaaccATTTTTTCTAGCGAAAAGTGGagttaataaaaaaagacaaacCTTTAAATTCAGGAGATAATTGTTGGCGCTTGGAGAGATTTATGTGTATCTCCTCAAAGTCTATTCCATTTAACCTTTCGgaaaattaatcattaaaaactCCATTTTGAGCTTCAATAC
This genomic interval carries:
- the LOC125850021 gene encoding glutathione S-transferase T1-like — protein: MTLKLYVDRMSQPSRAVIIFCKLNGIDFEEIHINLSKRQQLSPEFKEINPMKQVPAIMDGRFKLFESHAILRYLACAFPGIADHWYPADLYKRAKVDSVLDWHHSNLRRGTAGFIFNTVLAPAFGLPLNPQAAAEAKKVLLASLANIESVWLQRKGRFLLGSGQPSIADLSLVCELMELEILDEKDRERIIGPYKRVLKWIDDTKNAMEPHFQEVHVILYKAKEKFHKQRHAVGSSIPQSSRKPDLHSKM